A single Desulfovibrio piger DNA region contains:
- a CDS encoding basic amino acid ABC transporter substrate-binding protein: MFRKLTLTLCALVLMCTPVAAKTLVVAGNCAFPPMEFLTDKKVPTGYSIDYIHEIAKRANLKITFRDVAWDGIFAGLAAGNYDILASSTTITPERQQAFDFTIPYYGAVQAVVMPKGKKLDSLAGLKGLTVGSQIGITGVFVLRKADVGAKIKEYDDIGLAFEDLAAGRTDAVICDDPVAKYYANKRADFAGKFTVAYLHKDPEYYGFCLRKGETELLERLNKAIASMQADGTEAKLKIKWMGAAD, encoded by the coding sequence ATGTTCCGCAAACTCACGCTCACCCTGTGTGCCCTCGTCCTGATGTGCACCCCCGTGGCCGCCAAGACCCTGGTGGTTGCCGGCAACTGTGCCTTCCCGCCCATGGAGTTCCTGACGGACAAGAAGGTCCCCACCGGCTATTCCATCGACTACATCCATGAGATCGCCAAACGCGCGAACCTGAAGATCACGTTCCGCGACGTGGCCTGGGACGGCATCTTCGCCGGTCTGGCCGCGGGCAACTATGACATCCTGGCCTCCTCCACCACCATCACTCCCGAACGCCAGCAGGCCTTCGACTTCACCATCCCCTACTACGGCGCCGTGCAGGCCGTGGTCATGCCCAAGGGCAAGAAGCTGGACAGCCTGGCCGGCCTCAAGGGCCTGACCGTGGGCAGCCAGATCGGCATCACCGGCGTGTTCGTGCTGCGCAAGGCCGACGTGGGCGCCAAGATCAAGGAATACGACGACATCGGCCTGGCCTTCGAAGACCTGGCCGCCGGCCGCACGGACGCCGTCATCTGTGACGACCCCGTGGCCAAGTACTACGCCAACAAGCGCGCCGACTTCGCCGGCAAGTTCACCGTGGCCTACCTGCACAAGGATCCCGAATACTACGGCTTCTGCCTGCGCAAGGGCGAGACCGAGCTGCTGGAACGCCTCAACAAGGCCATCGCCAGCATGCAGGCCGACGGCACTGAGGCCAAGCTGAAGATCAAGTGGATGGGTGCCGCCGACTAG
- a CDS encoding basic amino acid ABC transporter substrate-binding protein, which produces MFRKLTLTLCALMMMCTSVAAETLVVATNCTYPPMEFLNDKKVPTGYSIAYATEVLKRAGYDMELRDVAWDGIFAGLAAGNYDLLAASTTITPERQKAFDFTEPYYGVVQAVVMPKGKKIDSLAGLKGLTVGSQIGITGVLVLQEANVGAKIREYDDIGLAFEDLAAGRVDAVICDDPVAKYYANKRADFAGKFGIAYQHSNPEYFGFCLRKGRTEMLDRLNKAIAEIKADGTENKLKVEWMGTAD; this is translated from the coding sequence ATGTTCCGCAAACTCACGCTTACCCTGTGTGCCCTCATGATGATGTGCACGTCCGTGGCCGCCGAGACCCTGGTGGTCGCCACCAACTGCACCTATCCGCCCATGGAATTCCTGAACGATAAAAAGGTGCCCACCGGCTATTCCATCGCCTATGCCACGGAAGTGCTCAAGCGTGCCGGTTATGACATGGAACTGCGCGATGTGGCCTGGGACGGCATCTTCGCCGGTCTGGCCGCGGGCAACTATGACCTGCTGGCCGCTTCCACCACCATCACCCCCGAACGCCAGAAAGCCTTTGACTTCACCGAGCCTTATTACGGCGTGGTGCAGGCCGTGGTCATGCCCAAGGGCAAGAAGATCGACAGCCTGGCCGGCCTCAAGGGCCTGACCGTGGGCAGCCAGATCGGCATCACCGGCGTGCTCGTGCTGCAGGAAGCCAACGTGGGCGCCAAGATCCGCGAATACGACGACATCGGCCTGGCCTTCGAAGACCTGGCCGCCGGCCGTGTGGACGCCGTCATCTGTGACGACCCCGTGGCCAAATACTATGCCAACAAGCGCGCCGACTTCGCCGGCAAGTTCGGCATCGCCTACCAGCACAGCAATCCCGAATACTTCGGCTTCTGCCTGCGCAAGGGCCGCACCGAGATGCTGGACCGCCTCAACAAGGCCATTGCCGAGATCAAGGCCGACGGCACCGAGAACAAGCTGAAGGTCGAATGGATGGGCACTGCCGACTAG
- a CDS encoding amino acid ABC transporter permease yields the protein MKDEGQSKGNIIMVTDGPSIPNPREWRLINAWSIALCGAVITLVLLCTTGPQVYRDAIIFLPDGLLLTFKVTAYSICGAVPLGLLTGLGRISRNRFFNLLASTYVEVIRGIPLLVQIFYIYFAISMLVKMEGVTSAVIALSFCYGAYMGEVFRAGILAIPHGQTEAARSLGFNRVQTMFYVVLPQAWRTIIPPVGNECIAMLKDTALVSVIGMPDLMQRARSFASKSYCYFESYTVVALVYLIITLILSKIVSIIEARLNHYDRKK from the coding sequence ATGAAAGACGAAGGGCAAAGCAAAGGCAACATCATCATGGTGACGGACGGCCCGTCCATCCCCAACCCCCGCGAATGGCGGCTCATCAACGCATGGTCCATCGCCCTGTGCGGTGCCGTCATCACCCTGGTGCTGCTCTGCACCACCGGACCGCAGGTCTACCGTGATGCCATCATCTTCCTGCCTGACGGCCTGCTCCTCACCTTCAAGGTGACGGCCTACTCCATCTGCGGTGCCGTGCCGCTGGGCCTGCTGACCGGCCTGGGGCGCATCTCGCGCAACCGCTTCTTCAACCTGCTGGCCTCCACCTATGTGGAAGTCATCCGCGGCATCCCCCTGCTGGTGCAGATCTTCTACATCTACTTCGCCATCTCCATGCTGGTGAAGATGGAAGGCGTGACCTCCGCCGTCATCGCCCTGAGCTTCTGCTACGGCGCCTACATGGGCGAGGTGTTCCGCGCGGGCATCCTGGCCATCCCCCACGGGCAGACCGAAGCGGCCCGCTCCCTGGGCTTCAACCGCGTGCAGACCATGTTCTATGTGGTGCTGCCCCAGGCCTGGCGCACCATCATCCCCCCCGTGGGCAACGAATGCATCGCCATGCTCAAGGACACGGCCCTGGTCTCCGTCATCGGCATGCCCGACCTGATGCAGCGCGCCCGCAGTTTTGCCTCCAAGAGCTACTGCTATTTCGAGTCCTACACCGTGGTCGCCCTGGTGTACCTCATCATCACCCTCATCCTCTCCAAGATCGTCAGCATCATCGAAGCGAGGCTCAACCACTATGACAGAAAAAAATAG
- a CDS encoding amino acid ABC transporter ATP-binding protein: MTEKNSTEPIISIRHVWKYFGQLPALQDVSLDIAPGERVVIIGPSGSGKSTLLRSINRLEEIDGGSIIVNGQDINDRSNNINEMRRNLGMVFQQFNLFPHKTVLQNLTLAPRKLLNIPKAEAETMALKLLKKVGISDKANVYPAMLSGGQQQRVAIARALAMQPDIMLFDEPTSALDPEMVGEVLDVMVSLAEEGMTMICVTHEMGFARTVADRLIFMDHGQILEMGKPDTLFNSPRHPRLRQFLTQIL, from the coding sequence ATGACAGAAAAAAATAGCACCGAGCCCATCATCAGCATCCGCCATGTCTGGAAGTACTTCGGGCAGCTCCCGGCCCTGCAGGATGTGAGCCTCGATATCGCTCCCGGCGAGCGCGTGGTCATCATCGGGCCCTCCGGCTCCGGCAAGTCCACCCTGCTGCGCTCCATCAACCGTCTTGAAGAGATCGACGGCGGCAGCATCATCGTCAACGGACAGGACATCAACGACAGGTCCAACAACATCAACGAGATGCGCCGCAACCTCGGCATGGTCTTCCAGCAGTTCAACCTCTTCCCGCACAAGACGGTGCTGCAGAACCTGACCCTGGCCCCGCGCAAGCTGCTGAACATCCCCAAGGCCGAAGCCGAGACCATGGCCCTGAAGCTGCTCAAGAAAGTGGGCATCAGCGACAAGGCCAACGTCTACCCCGCCATGCTCTCCGGCGGCCAGCAGCAGCGCGTGGCCATCGCCCGCGCCCTGGCCATGCAGCCGGACATCATGCTCTTCGACGAGCCCACCTCCGCCCTGGACCCCGAGATGGTGGGCGAAGTGCTGGACGTCATGGTGAGCCTGGCCGAAGAAGGCATGACCATGATCTGCGTGACCCACGAAATGGGCTTTGCCCGCACCGTGGCCGACCGCCTGATCTTCATGGACCACGGCCAGATCCTGGAGATGGGCAAGCCCGATACCCTGTTCAACTCGCCGCGCCATCCGCGCCTGCGCCAGTTCCTGACCCAGATCCTGTAA
- the mnmA gene encoding tRNA 2-thiouridine(34) synthase MnmA — translation MTQLAVAVSGGVDSLCALLRLRGQGHDVLALHGLFLPDAASSGPRPAHDGPRLLTAAEALDAPLPPASRQAVEGLRTACGQLGIPLHVADMRAVFDREVVTPFVRAYARGRTPNPCALCNRAIKFGALLDAALGLGADRIATGHYARLQEGPSGPLLAAAADLSKDQSYFLSLVPLERLRRAVFPLARQDKAASIAQVREAGLDVPVPQESQEICFIPAGEDAYRAFLERRWQAEGLSLPGGGPVLLEEAGSDGRPALRPLARHEGLWRYTEGQRRGLGIAHSEPLYVLRKQEEDNTLVVGGRARLGMHGCLTGPVNLLCPPEQWPDTLLARLRHRQRPTPARVEITDDGLRITLAEPQFPSAPGQVAAIYDDQGRVLAGALVRELF, via the coding sequence ATGACACAACTGGCCGTTGCCGTCAGCGGCGGCGTGGACAGCCTCTGCGCCCTCCTGCGCCTGCGCGGACAGGGACACGACGTCCTGGCCCTGCACGGGCTCTTCCTGCCCGATGCCGCATCCTCCGGCCCGCGCCCGGCCCATGACGGCCCCCGTCTGCTCACGGCGGCGGAAGCTCTGGACGCGCCCCTGCCCCCTGCCAGCCGTCAGGCGGTGGAAGGCCTGCGCACAGCCTGCGGGCAGCTGGGCATCCCCCTGCATGTGGCCGACATGCGCGCCGTCTTCGACAGGGAGGTCGTCACGCCCTTCGTGCGGGCCTATGCCCGGGGCCGGACGCCCAATCCCTGCGCGCTCTGCAACCGGGCCATCAAGTTCGGGGCCCTGCTGGACGCCGCCCTGGGCCTGGGGGCCGACCGCATCGCCACCGGCCATTACGCCCGCCTGCAGGAGGGCCCTTCCGGCCCGCTGCTGGCCGCGGCGGCCGACCTGTCCAAGGACCAGAGCTATTTCCTCTCCCTCGTGCCCCTGGAGCGCCTGCGCCGGGCCGTGTTCCCCCTTGCCCGGCAGGACAAGGCCGCCAGCATCGCCCAGGTGCGGGAGGCGGGCCTGGACGTGCCCGTGCCGCAGGAAAGCCAGGAGATATGCTTCATCCCCGCCGGAGAGGATGCCTACCGGGCCTTTCTGGAACGGCGCTGGCAGGCGGAAGGCCTGTCCCTGCCCGGCGGCGGCCCCGTCCTGCTGGAAGAGGCCGGCAGCGACGGCCGCCCCGCGCTGCGCCCGCTGGCCCGGCATGAAGGCCTGTGGCGCTACACCGAAGGCCAGCGCCGGGGCCTGGGCATCGCCCACAGCGAGCCCCTCTATGTGCTGCGCAAGCAGGAAGAGGACAATACCCTCGTGGTGGGCGGCAGGGCCCGTCTGGGCATGCACGGCTGCCTCACCGGCCCCGTCAACCTGCTCTGCCCGCCCGAACAGTGGCCGGACACCCTGCTGGCCCGCCTGCGCCATCGCCAGCGCCCCACCCCCGCCCGGGTGGAGATCACGGACGACGGCCTGCGCATCACGCTGGCGGAACCGCAATTCCCCAGTGCCCCCGGACAGGTGGCCGCCATCTACGATGACCAGGGCCGCGTGCTGGCCGGGGCGCTGGTACGGGAACTGTTCTAG
- the murJ gene encoding murein biosynthesis integral membrane protein MurJ yields MSFFSQKQRMGAAALILAASTILSRLMGLVRDKVISWQFGAGSEADMYFAAFVVPDIINHLLAGGIMAITIIPLLSRRFQEDEDDGWRFFSCIFCWMVVASLLVTGAGMLGAEELARITAPGFDAAQTARLAFFMRIILPAQVFFLCGACVTALLYMRRQFRVPALAPLIYNGCIIAGGLLLPWLTQGMALPAEWELGGMTGYCVGVTVGAGLGAFLLPFRVAAAGGLRLSPVFRHPLLKRFLIMALPLMLGQTVIFLDEQFMRVFGSLVGDGAVSLLNYARRIMQVPVGLMGQAAAVASYPFLVSLLTSGEKERFDQTLSAALRASVGLIIPCALWMGVAARPIMGVIFQGGRFGLAETVASTPLLQIMLAATPLWIVYMVLVRAFYADGDTLTPATTGTAMTLLALPVYYWWAVPLGAWAIALTSAVSVSAYVLWLVAIWARRQGTGAFAGLLSLSGRALLCSLPAGAASWAAQYGLDSLRASGVLALPAVAQACLACAASGLAFAVVFLPLSCRLAPGILEPVWRRLRRGRAQGQA; encoded by the coding sequence ATGAGCTTTTTCTCGCAAAAACAGCGCATGGGCGCGGCGGCCCTGATCCTGGCCGCCAGCACCATCCTCTCCCGCCTCATGGGACTGGTGCGCGACAAGGTCATCTCCTGGCAGTTCGGCGCGGGCAGTGAAGCGGACATGTACTTCGCGGCCTTCGTGGTGCCGGACATCATCAACCACCTGCTGGCCGGGGGCATCATGGCCATCACCATCATCCCCCTGCTGTCCCGGCGCTTCCAGGAGGACGAGGACGACGGCTGGCGCTTTTTCTCCTGCATCTTCTGCTGGATGGTGGTGGCCTCGCTGCTGGTGACGGGGGCGGGCATGCTGGGCGCCGAAGAGCTGGCCCGCATCACGGCCCCGGGCTTCGATGCCGCCCAGACGGCGCGGCTGGCCTTTTTCATGCGCATCATCCTGCCCGCGCAGGTCTTCTTCCTGTGCGGGGCCTGCGTCACGGCCCTGCTCTACATGCGGCGGCAGTTCCGCGTGCCCGCGCTGGCGCCCCTGATCTACAACGGCTGCATCATCGCGGGCGGCCTGCTGCTGCCCTGGCTGACGCAGGGCATGGCCCTGCCCGCCGAATGGGAACTGGGCGGCATGACCGGCTATTGCGTGGGCGTGACCGTGGGGGCCGGTCTGGGGGCCTTTCTGCTGCCCTTCCGGGTGGCCGCCGCCGGGGGGCTGCGCCTTTCGCCGGTCTTCCGGCACCCGCTGCTCAAGCGCTTTTTGATCATGGCCCTGCCCCTGATGCTGGGCCAGACCGTCATCTTTCTGGATGAGCAGTTCATGCGCGTGTTCGGCTCGCTGGTGGGCGACGGCGCCGTGAGCCTGCTCAACTATGCCCGGCGCATCATGCAGGTGCCGGTGGGCCTCATGGGACAGGCGGCCGCCGTGGCCTCCTATCCCTTCCTGGTCTCCCTGCTGACCAGTGGCGAGAAGGAGCGCTTCGACCAGACCCTGAGCGCGGCCCTGCGGGCCAGCGTGGGCCTCATCATCCCCTGCGCCCTCTGGATGGGCGTGGCCGCCCGGCCCATCATGGGCGTCATCTTCCAGGGCGGCCGCTTCGGCCTGGCCGAGACCGTGGCCAGCACGCCCCTGTTGCAGATCATGCTGGCCGCCACGCCGCTGTGGATCGTGTACATGGTGCTGGTGCGCGCCTTCTATGCCGACGGCGATACCCTGACCCCGGCCACCACGGGCACGGCCATGACCCTGCTGGCCCTGCCGGTCTATTACTGGTGGGCCGTGCCCCTGGGCGCGTGGGCCATCGCCCTGACCTCGGCGGTGAGCGTCAGCGCCTATGTGCTCTGGCTGGTGGCCATCTGGGCACGACGGCAGGGCACGGGCGCCTTCGCGGGCCTGCTTTCCCTGTCCGGCCGGGCCCTGTTGTGCTCCCTGCCCGCCGGGGCGGCCTCCTGGGCGGCCCAGTACGGGCTGGACAGCCTGCGCGCCTCCGGGGTGCTGGCGCTGCCTGCCGTGGCCCAGGCCTGTCTGGCCTGCGCCGCCAGCGGTCTGGCCTTTGCCGTGGTCTTCCTGCCCTTGAGCTGCAGGCTGGCACCCGGCATACTGGAACCTGTCTGGCGGCGGCTGCGGCGCGGCCGTGCCCAGGGGCAGGCCTAG